Proteins from a single region of Hordeum vulgare subsp. vulgare chromosome 6H, MorexV3_pseudomolecules_assembly, whole genome shotgun sequence:
- the LOC123403150 gene encoding AF4/FMR2 family member lilli-like gives MANGKYAVAMLFLTTIVAVAAIRPAETYGVAEENTLKMAPPNRKGVDSTLVATHVVAAEKPIKKAETATIPEEAAASKQDGAKSTSVASKYNAISQQETSKGSSTSPGRKEAAATLAATHYAAAEKSIKKAKTATTPEEAAAAKRDAAKSVADALKFGAISRQAAGTSSSTSPNSKEATNDLAAMHIAAAKMFTKKAETATTREEAAAAKRAAAKSTAAASKYGVISQQAARTSSSTSPNREEVATTLAGVHIDDAEKSIKKAETATTSKEAMTAKKEAAKSTAAASKYDVISQQKASISSSTSPSTKAGVHIAAAEKSIKKAETATMPEEAASAKKDVAKPVADAMKYGAMSQQAASKNGA, from the coding sequence ATGGCCAACGGGAAGTATGCCGTGGCTATGTTATTTCTCACCACCATTGTGGCCGTGGCGGCCATAAGGCCAGCCGAGACCTATGGCGTTGCGGAGGAGAACACATTGAAGATGGCTCCCCCCAACAGAAAAGGAGTTGACTCTACCTTGGTAGCTACACATGTTGTTGCCGCcgagaagcccatcaagaaggccGAAACCGCCACCATACCTGAAGAGGCCGCGGCTTCCAAGCAAGATGGAGCAAAATCTACTTCTGTTGCATCAAAGTACAATGCCATATCTCAGCAGGAAACTAGTAAAGGTTCTTCTACCTCCCCTGGCAGGAAAGAAGCCGCCGCTACTTTAGCCGCTACGCACTATGCTGCCGCCGAGAAGTCCATCAAGAAGGCCAAAACTGCCACGACACCTGAAGAGGCCGCGGCTGCCAAGCGAGATGCAGCAAAGTCTGTTGCTGATGCACTAAAGTTTGGTGCCATCTCTCGGCAAGCAGCTGGCACAAGTTCTTCAACCTCTCCCAACAGCAAAGAAGCCACCAATGACTTAGCAGCCATGCACATTGCTGCTGCCAAGATGTTCACCAAGAAGGCTGAAACTGCTACCACACGTGAAGAGGCCGCGGCTGCCAAGCGAGCTGCAGCCAAGTCTACTGCTGCTGCATCCAAGTATGGTGTCATTTCTCAGCAAGCAGCTCGTACAAGTTCTTCTACCTCCCCCAACAGGGAAGAAGTTGCCACTACCTTAGCGGGTGTGCACATTGACGATGCCGAGAAGTCCATCAAGAAGGCTGAAACTGCCACCACATCTAAAGAGGCCATGACTGCCAAGAAAGAGGCAGCAAAGTCTACAGCTGCCGCATCAAAATATGATGTAATCTCTCAGCAGAAAGCTAGTATAAGTTCTTCTACCTCCCCTAGCACGAAAGCAGGTGTGCACATTGCCGCTGCCGAGAAGTCCATCAAGAAGGCTGAAACCGCCACCATGCCTGAAGAGGCAGCATCCGCTAAGAAAGATGTTGCGAAACCTGTGGCCGATGCAATGAAGTACGGAGCCATGTCTCAACAGGCTGCCAGCAAAAATGGTGCTTGA